The following proteins come from a genomic window of Taeniopygia guttata chromosome 25, bTaeGut7.mat, whole genome shotgun sequence:
- the LOC115498509 gene encoding protein MRP-126 produces MSKGQQSQEPLSELEKAMDVIIDVFHQYSRREGDRDTLTKKELKLLIDKQLANYLKHVKSKATIDQIMKDLDVNKDAQLSFGEVMLLVTRVTCATHEHLHEVEDHQHQHQHQHHH; encoded by the exons ATGAGCAAG ggccagcagagccaggagccgCTGTCGGAGCTGGAGAAGGCCATGGACGTCATCATCGACGTCTTCCACCAGTACTCGCGGcgggagggggacagggacaccctgaCCAAGAAGGAGCTGAAGCTGCTCATTGACAAGCAGCTGGCCAATTACCTGAAG CACGTGAAGAGCAAGGCCACCATCGACCAGATCATGAAGGACCTGGACGTCAACAAGGACGCCCAGCTCAGCTTTggggaggtgatgctgctggTCACCCGCGTCACCTGCGCCACCCACGAGCACCTGCACGAGGTGGAGgaccaccagcaccagcaccagcaccagcaccaccactga